A single Orcinus orca chromosome 2, mOrcOrc1.1, whole genome shotgun sequence DNA region contains:
- the SALL2 gene encoding sal-like protein 2 isoform X4 yields the protein MVIIGGQENPNNSSTSSEPRPEGHSSPQVMEAEQSNPSDSGSSVPTDPTWGPERRGEESSGHFLVAATGTAAGGGGGLILASPKLGATPLPPESTPAPPPPPPPPPPPGVGSGHLNIPLILEELRVLQQRQIHQMQMTEQICRQVLLLGSLGQTVGTPSSPSELPGTAAVSSTKPLLPLFSPIKPVQTGKTLAPSSTSSSSGAETPKQAFFHLYHPLGSQHPFAAGGVGRSHKPTPAPSPALSGSTDQLIASPHLAFPGTTGLLAAQCLGAARGLEATASPGLLKPKNGGGELGYGELMGPLEKPGGRHKCRFCAKVFGSDSALQIHLRSHTGERPYKCNVCGNRFTTRGNLKVHFHRHREKYPHVQMNPHPVPEHLDYVITSSGLPYGMSVPPEKAEEEAAMPGGGVERKPLVASTTALSATESLTLLSTGAGTATAPALPAFNKFVLMKAVEPKSKADENTPPGSEGSAIAGVAESGTATRMQLSKLVTSLPSWALLTNHFKSTGSFPFPYVLEPLGASPSETSKLQQLVEKIDRQGAVAVASTASGASTTSAPATSSSASSGPNQCVICLRVLSCPRALRLHYGQHGGERPFKCKVCGRAFSTRGNLRAHFVGHKASPAARAQNSCPICQKKFTNAVTLQQHVRMHLGGQIPNGGTTLPEGGGTAQENGPEQSAVSGAGSFPQQPSQQPSPEEELSEEEEEDEEEEEDVTDEDSLAGRGSESGGEKAISVRGDSEEASGAEEEVGTVVAVATAGKEMDSNEKTIQQPSLLPPPPPDSLDRTQPVEQGGSDVAGGTEEGGKPERSASPVSALALEGEGSSPTLVEELSLQEAMRKEPGESSSRKACEVCGQTFPTQAALEEHQKTHPKEGPLFTCVFCRQGFLERATLKKHMLLAHHQVQPFAPHGPQNIAALSLVPGCSSSITSPGLSPFPRKDDPTIP from the coding sequence ATGGTGATAATTGGGGGCCAGGAGAACCCCAACAACTCTTCGACCTCTTCTGAACCCCGGCCTGAGGGCCACAGCAGTCCCCAGGTCATGGAGGCCGAGCAGAGCAACCCGTCGGATTCCGGGTCCTCTGTACCCACAGATCCCACCTGGGGCCCAGAGCGGAGGGGAGAGGAGTCTTCGGGGCACTTTCTCGTAGCTGCCACAGGTACAgcagctgggggaggtgggggcctGATCTTGGCCAGCCCTAAGCTAGGAGCAACTCCATTACCTCCAGAATCCACTCctgcaccaccaccccctccacctcctcctccgcccccAGGTGTAGGCAGCGGCCACTTGAACATCCCTCTGATCTTGGAAGAACTCCGGGTACTGCAGCAGCGGCAGATCCATCAGATGCAGATGACTGAGCAAATCTGCCGGCAGGTGCTGCTGCTTGGCTCCTTAGGCCAGACAGTGGGCACCCCTTCCAGCCCCTCCGAGTTACCTGGGACAGCCGCCGTCTCCTCCACCAAGCCTTTGCTCCCCCTCTTCAGCCCCATCAAGCCTGTCCAAACTGGCAAGACACTGGCgccttcctccacctcctcttcctcaggGGCGGAAACACCCAAGCAGGCTTTCTTCCACCTTTATCATCCCCTGGGGTCACAGCACCCTTTTGCTGCCGGAGGGGTCGGGCGAAGCCACaaacccacccctgccccctccccggcccTGTCAGGCAGCACAGATCAGCTGATTGCCTCGCCTCATCTGGCATTCCCAGGCACCACGGGACTACTGGCAGCACAGTGTCTTGGGGCAGCCCGGGGCCTCGAGGCTACTGCCTCCCCAGGGCTCCTGAAGCCAAAGAATGGAGGTGGTGAGCTGGGCTATGGGGAATTGATGGGTCCCTTGGAGAAGCCTGGTGGACGGCACAAATGCCGCTTCTGTGCCAAAGTATTTGGCAGTGACAGTGCCCTGCAGATCCACCTGCGTTCCCACACAGGTGAGAGGCCCTATAAGTGTAATGTCTGTGGCAACCGCTTTACCACGCGTGGCAACCTCAAAGTGCATTTCCACCGGCATCGGGAGAAGTACCCGCACGTGCAGATGAACCCTCACCCGGTACCAGAGCATCTGGACTACGTCATCACCAGCAGCGGCCTGCCCTATGGTATGTCCGTGCCACCAGAGAAGGCCGAGGAGGAGGCGGCCATGCCAGGTGGTGGTGTGGAACGCAAGCCTCTGGTGGCCTCCACCACGGCACTCAGTGCCACAGAGAGCCTGACGCTGCTCTCCACCGGGGCAGGCACAGCCACGGCTCCTGCGCTCCCTGCTTTCAATAAGTTCGTGCTCATGAAAGCGGTAGAGCCAAAGAGTAAAGCTGATGAAAACACCCCACCCGGGAGCGAGGGCTCAGCCATCGCCGGGGTGGCGGAAAGTGGCACAGCAACCCGCATGCAGCTAAGTAAGCTGGTGACTTCGCTACCCAGCTGGGCCCTGCTTACCAACCACTTTAAGTCCACTGGTAGCTTCCCCTTTCCTTATGTGCTAGAGCCCTTGGGGGCTTCACCCTCCGAGACCTCCAAGCTGCAGCAACTGGTAGAGAAGATTGACCGTCAAGGAGCCGTGGCAGTGGCCTCTACTGCTTCGGGAGCCTCCACAACCTCTGCCCCTGCAACTTCATCCTCAGCCTCATCGGGACCTAACCAGTGTGTCATTTGCCTTCGGGTGCTGAGCTGTCCTCGAGCGCTGCGCCTGCATTACGGCCAACATGGAGGTGAGCGGCCCTTTAAATGCAAAGTGTGTGGCAGAGCTTTCTCTACCCGGGGCAATCTGCGTGCACATTTCGTGGGCCACAAGGCTAGTCCAGCTGCCCGGGCCCAGAACTCCTGCCCCATTTGCCAGAAGAAGTTCACCAATGCTGTTACTCTGCAGCAGCATGTTCGGATGCACCTGGGGGGCCAGATCCCCAACGGTGGTACCACACTCCCTGAAGGTGGGGGAACTGCCCAGGAGAACGGCCCTGAGCAGTCTGCGGTCTCAGGGGCGGGGAGCTTCCCCCAGCAGCCATCCCAGCAGCCATCCCCAGAAGAGGAGTTGTccgaagaggaagaagaggacgaagaagaagaggaagacgtGACTGATGAAGATTCCCTGGCAGGGAGAGGCTCCGAGAGTGGAGGTGAGAAGGCGATATCAGTGCGTGGTGATTCAGAAGAGGCCTCCggggcagaggaggaagtgggGACTGTGGTGGCAGTGGCCACAGCTGGGAAGGAGATGGACAGTAACGAGAAAACGATTCAACAGCCTTctctgctgccgccgccgccgcctgacAGCCTGGATCGAACGCAGCCAGTGGAGCAGGGCGGCAGTGATGTTGCAGGAGGCACAGAAGAGGGGGGCAAACCGGAGAGGAGCGCCAGCCCCGTGTCAGCGTTGGCCCTAGAAGGGGAAGGCAGCAGCCCCACCTTGGTGGAGGAGCTGAGCCTGCAGGAAGCGATGAGAAAGGAGCCCGGAGAGAGCAGTAGCAGAAAGGCCTGTGAGGTGTGTGGCCAGACCTTTCCCACCCAGGCAGCTCTGGAGGAGCATCAGAAGACCCACCCCAAGGAGGGGCCGCTCTTCACTTGTGTTTTCTGCAGGCAGGGCTTTCTCGAACGGGCTACCCTCAAGAAGCATATGCTGCTGGCTCACCACCAGGTACAGCCCTTTGCCCCCCACGGCCCTCAGAATATTGCTGCTCTTTCCTTGGTCCCTGGCTGCTCATCCTCCATCACTTCCCCAGGGCTCTCCCCCTTTCCCCGAAAAGATGACCCCACGATCCCATGA
- the SALL2 gene encoding sal-like protein 2 isoform X5, which translates to MSRRKQRKPQQLISDCEGPSASENGDASEEDHPQVCAKCCAQFTDPAEFLAHQNACSPDPPVMVIIGGQENPNNSSTSSEPRPEGHSSPQVMEAEQSNPSDSGSSVPTDPTWGPERRGEESSGHFLVAATGTAAGGGGGLILASPKLGATPLPPESTPAPPPPPPPPPPPGVGSGHLNIPLILEELRVLQQRQIHQMQMTEQICRQVLLLGSLGQTVGTPSSPSELPGTAAVSSTKPLLPLFSPIKPVQTGKTLAPSSTSSSSGAETPKQAFFHLYHPLGSQHPFAAGGVGRSHKPTPAPSPALSGSTDQLIASPHLAFPGTTGLLAAQCLGAARGLEATASPGLLKPKNGGGELGYGELMGPLEKPGGRHKCRFCAKVFGSDSALQIHLRSHTGERPYKCNVCGNRFTTRGNLKVHFHRHREKYPHVQMNPHPVPEHLDYVITSSGLPYGMSVPPEKAEEEAAMPGGGVERKPLVASTTALSATESLTLLSTGAGTATAPALPAFNKFVLMKAVEPKSKADENTPPGSEGSAIAGVAESGTATRMQLSKLVTSLPSWALLTNHFKSTGSFPFPYVLEPLGASPSETSKLQQLVEKIDRQGAVAVASTASGASTTSAPATSSSASSGPNQCVICLRVLSCPRALRLHYGQHGGERPFKCKVCGRAFSTRGNLRAHFVGHKASPAARAQNSCPICQKKFTNAVTLQQHVRMHLGGQIPNGGTTLPEGGGTAQENGPEQSAVSGAGSFPQQPSQQPSPEEELSEEEEEDEEEEEDVTDEDSLAGRGSESGGEKAISVRGDSEEASGAEEEVGTVVAVATAGKEMDSNEKTIQQPSLLPPPPPDSLDRTQPVEQGGSDVAGGTEEGGKPERSASPVSALALEGEGSSPTLVEELSLQEAMRKEPGESSSRKACEVCGQTFPTQAALEEHQKTHPKEGPLFTCVFCRQGFLERATLKKHMLLAHHQNQDTALLSSDLPTKPQSSSSISISTTPSGPTPPVLFGPGTVAEKLPPAMGSREAKEKRFPPPLLLASGIQDSA; encoded by the exons GTGATGCTAGCGAGGAGGACCACCCCCAAGTCTGTGCCAAGTGCTGCGCACAATTCACTGACCCAGCTGAATTCCTCGCCCACCAGAATGCATGTTCTCCTGACCCCCCTGTAATGGTGATAATTGGGGGCCAGGAGAACCCCAACAACTCTTCGACCTCTTCTGAACCCCGGCCTGAGGGCCACAGCAGTCCCCAGGTCATGGAGGCCGAGCAGAGCAACCCGTCGGATTCCGGGTCCTCTGTACCCACAGATCCCACCTGGGGCCCAGAGCGGAGGGGAGAGGAGTCTTCGGGGCACTTTCTCGTAGCTGCCACAGGTACAgcagctgggggaggtgggggcctGATCTTGGCCAGCCCTAAGCTAGGAGCAACTCCATTACCTCCAGAATCCACTCctgcaccaccaccccctccacctcctcctccgcccccAGGTGTAGGCAGCGGCCACTTGAACATCCCTCTGATCTTGGAAGAACTCCGGGTACTGCAGCAGCGGCAGATCCATCAGATGCAGATGACTGAGCAAATCTGCCGGCAGGTGCTGCTGCTTGGCTCCTTAGGCCAGACAGTGGGCACCCCTTCCAGCCCCTCCGAGTTACCTGGGACAGCCGCCGTCTCCTCCACCAAGCCTTTGCTCCCCCTCTTCAGCCCCATCAAGCCTGTCCAAACTGGCAAGACACTGGCgccttcctccacctcctcttcctcaggGGCGGAAACACCCAAGCAGGCTTTCTTCCACCTTTATCATCCCCTGGGGTCACAGCACCCTTTTGCTGCCGGAGGGGTCGGGCGAAGCCACaaacccacccctgccccctccccggcccTGTCAGGCAGCACAGATCAGCTGATTGCCTCGCCTCATCTGGCATTCCCAGGCACCACGGGACTACTGGCAGCACAGTGTCTTGGGGCAGCCCGGGGCCTCGAGGCTACTGCCTCCCCAGGGCTCCTGAAGCCAAAGAATGGAGGTGGTGAGCTGGGCTATGGGGAATTGATGGGTCCCTTGGAGAAGCCTGGTGGACGGCACAAATGCCGCTTCTGTGCCAAAGTATTTGGCAGTGACAGTGCCCTGCAGATCCACCTGCGTTCCCACACAGGTGAGAGGCCCTATAAGTGTAATGTCTGTGGCAACCGCTTTACCACGCGTGGCAACCTCAAAGTGCATTTCCACCGGCATCGGGAGAAGTACCCGCACGTGCAGATGAACCCTCACCCGGTACCAGAGCATCTGGACTACGTCATCACCAGCAGCGGCCTGCCCTATGGTATGTCCGTGCCACCAGAGAAGGCCGAGGAGGAGGCGGCCATGCCAGGTGGTGGTGTGGAACGCAAGCCTCTGGTGGCCTCCACCACGGCACTCAGTGCCACAGAGAGCCTGACGCTGCTCTCCACCGGGGCAGGCACAGCCACGGCTCCTGCGCTCCCTGCTTTCAATAAGTTCGTGCTCATGAAAGCGGTAGAGCCAAAGAGTAAAGCTGATGAAAACACCCCACCCGGGAGCGAGGGCTCAGCCATCGCCGGGGTGGCGGAAAGTGGCACAGCAACCCGCATGCAGCTAAGTAAGCTGGTGACTTCGCTACCCAGCTGGGCCCTGCTTACCAACCACTTTAAGTCCACTGGTAGCTTCCCCTTTCCTTATGTGCTAGAGCCCTTGGGGGCTTCACCCTCCGAGACCTCCAAGCTGCAGCAACTGGTAGAGAAGATTGACCGTCAAGGAGCCGTGGCAGTGGCCTCTACTGCTTCGGGAGCCTCCACAACCTCTGCCCCTGCAACTTCATCCTCAGCCTCATCGGGACCTAACCAGTGTGTCATTTGCCTTCGGGTGCTGAGCTGTCCTCGAGCGCTGCGCCTGCATTACGGCCAACATGGAGGTGAGCGGCCCTTTAAATGCAAAGTGTGTGGCAGAGCTTTCTCTACCCGGGGCAATCTGCGTGCACATTTCGTGGGCCACAAGGCTAGTCCAGCTGCCCGGGCCCAGAACTCCTGCCCCATTTGCCAGAAGAAGTTCACCAATGCTGTTACTCTGCAGCAGCATGTTCGGATGCACCTGGGGGGCCAGATCCCCAACGGTGGTACCACACTCCCTGAAGGTGGGGGAACTGCCCAGGAGAACGGCCCTGAGCAGTCTGCGGTCTCAGGGGCGGGGAGCTTCCCCCAGCAGCCATCCCAGCAGCCATCCCCAGAAGAGGAGTTGTccgaagaggaagaagaggacgaagaagaagaggaagacgtGACTGATGAAGATTCCCTGGCAGGGAGAGGCTCCGAGAGTGGAGGTGAGAAGGCGATATCAGTGCGTGGTGATTCAGAAGAGGCCTCCggggcagaggaggaagtgggGACTGTGGTGGCAGTGGCCACAGCTGGGAAGGAGATGGACAGTAACGAGAAAACGATTCAACAGCCTTctctgctgccgccgccgccgcctgacAGCCTGGATCGAACGCAGCCAGTGGAGCAGGGCGGCAGTGATGTTGCAGGAGGCACAGAAGAGGGGGGCAAACCGGAGAGGAGCGCCAGCCCCGTGTCAGCGTTGGCCCTAGAAGGGGAAGGCAGCAGCCCCACCTTGGTGGAGGAGCTGAGCCTGCAGGAAGCGATGAGAAAGGAGCCCGGAGAGAGCAGTAGCAGAAAGGCCTGTGAGGTGTGTGGCCAGACCTTTCCCACCCAGGCAGCTCTGGAGGAGCATCAGAAGACCCACCCCAAGGAGGGGCCGCTCTTCACTTGTGTTTTCTGCAGGCAGGGCTTTCTCGAACGGGCTACCCTCAAGAAGCATATGCTGCTGGCTCACCACCA AAACCAGGACACGGCTTTACTGTCAAGTGACCTGCCCACCAAGCCCCAGAGTTCcagctccatctccatctccactaCCCCTTCAGGCCCCACACCACCAGTGCTGTTTGGCCCAGGAACTGTGGCTGAGAAGTTGCCTCCAGCAATGGGATCCAGAGAAGCCAAGGAAAAGAGATTCCCCCCTCCTTTACTTTTGGCCTCTGGCATCCAAGACAGTGCCTGA
- the SALL2 gene encoding sal-like protein 2 isoform X6, whose translation MAHEAGRSSRLGGPCGEPAELGGDASEEDHPQVCAKCCAQFTDPAEFLAHQNACSPDPPVMVIIGGQENPNNSSTSSEPRPEGHSSPQVMEAEQSNPSDSGSSVPTDPTWGPERRGEESSGHFLVAATGTAAGGGGGLILASPKLGATPLPPESTPAPPPPPPPPPPPGVGSGHLNIPLILEELRVLQQRQIHQMQMTEQICRQVLLLGSLGQTVGTPSSPSELPGTAAVSSTKPLLPLFSPIKPVQTGKTLAPSSTSSSSGAETPKQAFFHLYHPLGSQHPFAAGGVGRSHKPTPAPSPALSGSTDQLIASPHLAFPGTTGLLAAQCLGAARGLEATASPGLLKPKNGGGELGYGELMGPLEKPGGRHKCRFCAKVFGSDSALQIHLRSHTGERPYKCNVCGNRFTTRGNLKVHFHRHREKYPHVQMNPHPVPEHLDYVITSSGLPYGMSVPPEKAEEEAAMPGGGVERKPLVASTTALSATESLTLLSTGAGTATAPALPAFNKFVLMKAVEPKSKADENTPPGSEGSAIAGVAESGTATRMQLSKLVTSLPSWALLTNHFKSTGSFPFPYVLEPLGASPSETSKLQQLVEKIDRQGAVAVASTASGASTTSAPATSSSASSGPNQCVICLRVLSCPRALRLHYGQHGGERPFKCKVCGRAFSTRGNLRAHFVGHKASPAARAQNSCPICQKKFTNAVTLQQHVRMHLGGQIPNGGTTLPEGGGTAQENGPEQSAVSGAGSFPQQPSQQPSPEEELSEEEEEDEEEEEDVTDEDSLAGRGSESGGEKAISVRGDSEEASGAEEEVGTVVAVATAGKEMDSNEKTIQQPSLLPPPPPDSLDRTQPVEQGGSDVAGGTEEGGKPERSASPVSALALEGEGSSPTLVEELSLQEAMRKEPGESSSRKACEVCGQTFPTQAALEEHQKTHPKEGPLFTCVFCRQGFLERATLKKHMLLAHHQNQDTALLSSDLPTKPQSSSSISISTTPSGPTPPVLFGPGTVAEKLPPAMGSREAKEKRFPPPLLLASGIQDSA comes from the exons ATGGCGCACGAAGCCGGGAGGAGCTCTCGTCTCGGGGGGCCCTGCGGGGAGCCGGCGGAGCTTGGAG GTGATGCTAGCGAGGAGGACCACCCCCAAGTCTGTGCCAAGTGCTGCGCACAATTCACTGACCCAGCTGAATTCCTCGCCCACCAGAATGCATGTTCTCCTGACCCCCCTGTAATGGTGATAATTGGGGGCCAGGAGAACCCCAACAACTCTTCGACCTCTTCTGAACCCCGGCCTGAGGGCCACAGCAGTCCCCAGGTCATGGAGGCCGAGCAGAGCAACCCGTCGGATTCCGGGTCCTCTGTACCCACAGATCCCACCTGGGGCCCAGAGCGGAGGGGAGAGGAGTCTTCGGGGCACTTTCTCGTAGCTGCCACAGGTACAgcagctgggggaggtgggggcctGATCTTGGCCAGCCCTAAGCTAGGAGCAACTCCATTACCTCCAGAATCCACTCctgcaccaccaccccctccacctcctcctccgcccccAGGTGTAGGCAGCGGCCACTTGAACATCCCTCTGATCTTGGAAGAACTCCGGGTACTGCAGCAGCGGCAGATCCATCAGATGCAGATGACTGAGCAAATCTGCCGGCAGGTGCTGCTGCTTGGCTCCTTAGGCCAGACAGTGGGCACCCCTTCCAGCCCCTCCGAGTTACCTGGGACAGCCGCCGTCTCCTCCACCAAGCCTTTGCTCCCCCTCTTCAGCCCCATCAAGCCTGTCCAAACTGGCAAGACACTGGCgccttcctccacctcctcttcctcaggGGCGGAAACACCCAAGCAGGCTTTCTTCCACCTTTATCATCCCCTGGGGTCACAGCACCCTTTTGCTGCCGGAGGGGTCGGGCGAAGCCACaaacccacccctgccccctccccggcccTGTCAGGCAGCACAGATCAGCTGATTGCCTCGCCTCATCTGGCATTCCCAGGCACCACGGGACTACTGGCAGCACAGTGTCTTGGGGCAGCCCGGGGCCTCGAGGCTACTGCCTCCCCAGGGCTCCTGAAGCCAAAGAATGGAGGTGGTGAGCTGGGCTATGGGGAATTGATGGGTCCCTTGGAGAAGCCTGGTGGACGGCACAAATGCCGCTTCTGTGCCAAAGTATTTGGCAGTGACAGTGCCCTGCAGATCCACCTGCGTTCCCACACAGGTGAGAGGCCCTATAAGTGTAATGTCTGTGGCAACCGCTTTACCACGCGTGGCAACCTCAAAGTGCATTTCCACCGGCATCGGGAGAAGTACCCGCACGTGCAGATGAACCCTCACCCGGTACCAGAGCATCTGGACTACGTCATCACCAGCAGCGGCCTGCCCTATGGTATGTCCGTGCCACCAGAGAAGGCCGAGGAGGAGGCGGCCATGCCAGGTGGTGGTGTGGAACGCAAGCCTCTGGTGGCCTCCACCACGGCACTCAGTGCCACAGAGAGCCTGACGCTGCTCTCCACCGGGGCAGGCACAGCCACGGCTCCTGCGCTCCCTGCTTTCAATAAGTTCGTGCTCATGAAAGCGGTAGAGCCAAAGAGTAAAGCTGATGAAAACACCCCACCCGGGAGCGAGGGCTCAGCCATCGCCGGGGTGGCGGAAAGTGGCACAGCAACCCGCATGCAGCTAAGTAAGCTGGTGACTTCGCTACCCAGCTGGGCCCTGCTTACCAACCACTTTAAGTCCACTGGTAGCTTCCCCTTTCCTTATGTGCTAGAGCCCTTGGGGGCTTCACCCTCCGAGACCTCCAAGCTGCAGCAACTGGTAGAGAAGATTGACCGTCAAGGAGCCGTGGCAGTGGCCTCTACTGCTTCGGGAGCCTCCACAACCTCTGCCCCTGCAACTTCATCCTCAGCCTCATCGGGACCTAACCAGTGTGTCATTTGCCTTCGGGTGCTGAGCTGTCCTCGAGCGCTGCGCCTGCATTACGGCCAACATGGAGGTGAGCGGCCCTTTAAATGCAAAGTGTGTGGCAGAGCTTTCTCTACCCGGGGCAATCTGCGTGCACATTTCGTGGGCCACAAGGCTAGTCCAGCTGCCCGGGCCCAGAACTCCTGCCCCATTTGCCAGAAGAAGTTCACCAATGCTGTTACTCTGCAGCAGCATGTTCGGATGCACCTGGGGGGCCAGATCCCCAACGGTGGTACCACACTCCCTGAAGGTGGGGGAACTGCCCAGGAGAACGGCCCTGAGCAGTCTGCGGTCTCAGGGGCGGGGAGCTTCCCCCAGCAGCCATCCCAGCAGCCATCCCCAGAAGAGGAGTTGTccgaagaggaagaagaggacgaagaagaagaggaagacgtGACTGATGAAGATTCCCTGGCAGGGAGAGGCTCCGAGAGTGGAGGTGAGAAGGCGATATCAGTGCGTGGTGATTCAGAAGAGGCCTCCggggcagaggaggaagtgggGACTGTGGTGGCAGTGGCCACAGCTGGGAAGGAGATGGACAGTAACGAGAAAACGATTCAACAGCCTTctctgctgccgccgccgccgcctgacAGCCTGGATCGAACGCAGCCAGTGGAGCAGGGCGGCAGTGATGTTGCAGGAGGCACAGAAGAGGGGGGCAAACCGGAGAGGAGCGCCAGCCCCGTGTCAGCGTTGGCCCTAGAAGGGGAAGGCAGCAGCCCCACCTTGGTGGAGGAGCTGAGCCTGCAGGAAGCGATGAGAAAGGAGCCCGGAGAGAGCAGTAGCAGAAAGGCCTGTGAGGTGTGTGGCCAGACCTTTCCCACCCAGGCAGCTCTGGAGGAGCATCAGAAGACCCACCCCAAGGAGGGGCCGCTCTTCACTTGTGTTTTCTGCAGGCAGGGCTTTCTCGAACGGGCTACCCTCAAGAAGCATATGCTGCTGGCTCACCACCA AAACCAGGACACGGCTTTACTGTCAAGTGACCTGCCCACCAAGCCCCAGAGTTCcagctccatctccatctccactaCCCCTTCAGGCCCCACACCACCAGTGCTGTTTGGCCCAGGAACTGTGGCTGAGAAGTTGCCTCCAGCAATGGGATCCAGAGAAGCCAAGGAAAAGAGATTCCCCCCTCCTTTACTTTTGGCCTCTGGCATCCAAGACAGTGCCTGA